A stretch of Leucobacter aridicollis DNA encodes these proteins:
- a CDS encoding NAD(P)/FAD-dependent oxidoreductase → MTRVIVIGAGAVGLASAYYLRKAGHEVTVVDQAPLAAKASGHNAGWLIPSMSTPVPAPGMMLQAMKWMVQPDSPLYVTPSLKPSFIGFMLRMLRSCTDTRFREGSAVLAALSATALSDFDELAAEGVEFEQHEQPLSMLFTDGHKVEGRVTELELLDGKLPGFSWKHMSEADLKAHKPVLSDRVVAGIESRGDRSVDPGSFVRGLAAACEREGVEIRIGAPASLESASGATVAVKVGAETLRADRVVVAAGAWTNEVLRGIGERVPLQSGKGYGYDFPVVPGGPTKPIYLAEAKVAITPLDTKVRLAGTMGFTGVDESIKRRRAGGILTGVSGYFEGWPDVEGAPEPWTGLRPTTPDGLPIIGALSKHPSVLVATGHVMLGISLAPTTGKLITDLVTGSPVPELLQGVSASRF, encoded by the coding sequence ATGACCCGTGTCATCGTGATCGGAGCCGGTGCTGTCGGCCTCGCTTCCGCGTACTATCTCCGCAAGGCCGGCCACGAGGTGACCGTTGTAGACCAGGCGCCGCTCGCGGCCAAAGCGTCCGGGCACAACGCTGGCTGGCTGATTCCGAGCATGTCGACACCGGTCCCCGCGCCCGGCATGATGCTGCAGGCCATGAAATGGATGGTGCAGCCCGACAGCCCGCTGTACGTGACGCCCTCGCTCAAGCCCAGCTTCATCGGGTTCATGCTGCGCATGCTCCGCAGCTGCACCGACACACGCTTTCGTGAAGGATCGGCGGTGCTCGCCGCGCTCAGCGCGACCGCGCTGTCGGACTTTGACGAGCTCGCGGCCGAGGGCGTCGAGTTCGAGCAGCACGAGCAGCCGCTGTCGATGCTCTTCACCGACGGCCACAAGGTTGAGGGCCGGGTCACCGAGCTCGAACTCTTAGACGGCAAGCTGCCCGGGTTCTCGTGGAAGCACATGAGCGAGGCCGACCTCAAGGCGCACAAGCCAGTGCTGTCGGACCGGGTGGTCGCCGGCATCGAGTCGCGCGGCGACCGCTCGGTCGATCCGGGCTCGTTCGTGCGGGGCCTCGCCGCCGCCTGCGAGCGCGAGGGCGTCGAGATCAGGATCGGCGCGCCGGCGTCGCTCGAGTCGGCTTCCGGAGCGACCGTCGCCGTGAAAGTGGGTGCTGAGACGCTCCGAGCCGACAGGGTCGTCGTCGCTGCCGGCGCCTGGACCAACGAGGTGCTGCGCGGCATCGGCGAGCGCGTCCCGCTGCAGTCGGGCAAGGGCTACGGCTACGACTTCCCGGTCGTGCCAGGCGGCCCGACGAAGCCGATCTACCTCGCCGAGGCGAAGGTAGCGATCACACCGCTCGACACCAAAGTGCGACTTGCCGGCACGATGGGCTTCACCGGCGTCGATGAGTCGATCAAGCGCCGCCGCGCCGGGGGTATCCTCACGGGTGTGAGCGGATACTTCGAGGGCTGGCCCGACGTTGAGGGTGCCCCAGAACCGTGGACCGGGCTGCGGCCGACGACGCCGGACGGTCTTCCCATCATCGGCGCGCTCTCGAAGCATCCGAGCGTGCTCGTCGCGACGGGGCACGTCATGCTTGGCATCAGCCTCGCGCCCACGACCGGCAAGCTCATCACCGACCTTGTAACGGGAAGCCCCGTGCCCGAGCTGCTGCAGGGCGTCTCCGCGAGCCGATTCTAG
- a CDS encoding ornithine cyclodeaminase family protein codes for MISPTGLPFLSAADVRAQIDPDTARGLIERALLEGFDPADDPARQSVDAGAGHLLLMPSSLGQSVGVKIASVSPDNPAKGRPRIQALYLLMDAETLTPQLLVDGSALTVIRTPATTAVAVDRLAAPDAHRLVVFGSGPQAIDHIVAFSRIRELTDIRLVGRNPERTAPAIAKLAELGIAASLGTPADVAEADIVLCATSAKDPVFDGSLVRDGACVAAMGSHEPDRRELPGDLMGRALVIVEDQATALREAGDVIMAAAEGNLDIDSMQALAGLVRGEVVRDPGRPNVFKGTGMSWQDLAVASGLTPPA; via the coding sequence ATGATTTCCCCGACCGGACTGCCGTTCCTCTCAGCCGCGGACGTGCGCGCCCAGATTGACCCAGACACCGCGCGCGGCCTCATCGAGCGGGCGCTGCTTGAGGGCTTTGACCCGGCCGATGACCCCGCGAGGCAGTCGGTTGATGCTGGGGCCGGGCACCTGCTCCTCATGCCGTCGAGCCTCGGCCAGTCGGTCGGCGTGAAGATCGCCTCGGTGTCGCCCGACAATCCTGCGAAGGGCCGTCCGCGTATTCAAGCGCTCTATCTGCTCATGGACGCGGAGACGCTCACGCCTCAGCTGCTCGTGGACGGGTCGGCGCTCACGGTGATCCGCACCCCCGCGACTACCGCGGTTGCCGTCGACAGGCTGGCGGCACCCGACGCGCACCGCCTCGTCGTGTTCGGCAGTGGGCCCCAGGCGATCGACCACATCGTCGCGTTCTCTCGAATTCGCGAGCTCACCGACATTCGTCTCGTCGGGCGCAACCCGGAGCGCACCGCGCCGGCCATCGCGAAGCTCGCCGAACTCGGGATCGCGGCCAGCCTTGGAACGCCCGCGGACGTCGCTGAAGCCGACATCGTGCTGTGCGCGACCTCGGCGAAGGATCCGGTCTTCGACGGCTCGCTCGTGCGCGACGGTGCCTGTGTCGCCGCGATGGGATCGCACGAGCCTGACAGGCGCGAGCTCCCGGGGGACCTGATGGGGCGCGCGCTCGTCATCGTCGAAGACCAGGCGACCGCGCTGCGGGAGGCCGGCGACGTCATCATGGCTGCGGCCGAGGGGAACCTCGACATCGACTCGATGCAGGCCCTCGCCGGGCTCGTCCGAGGCGAGGTCGTGCGCGATCCGGGTCGCCCGAACGTGTTCAAGGGCACGGGAATGTCGTGGCAGGACCTCGCGGTCGCCTCGGGTCTGACGCCGCCGGCGTAG
- a CDS encoding NADP-dependent oxidoreductase, producing MSHSTSTQIRLARRPVGWPVHEDFETATVEYGDPAPGEVRVRNEFVSVDPYMRGRMSDARSYVAPYELGAVISGGAVGRVVASAHEDLPVGTAVLHQHGWTDAIQADAGTFRALPEIPGVPLSVHLHMLGMTGLTAYVGLTTIAGLREGDTVFISGAAGAVGTAAGQIAKLLGAGRVIGSAGSPEKVALLTEKYGYDAAFNYKDSPVRKQLAAAAPDGVDVFFDNVGGDHLEAALAAMNDGGRLALCGAIAAYNATERPVGPSNMANMITRALTMQGFTVGAHWDKLPEFTDRMTTWFGEGKIAYDETIVDGIDNTIDAFLAMMQGANTGKMLVRVES from the coding sequence ATGAGCCACTCAACGAGCACCCAGATCCGCCTCGCACGCCGCCCCGTCGGCTGGCCGGTACACGAGGATTTCGAGACCGCGACGGTTGAATACGGCGACCCGGCCCCGGGCGAGGTGCGGGTGCGCAACGAGTTCGTCTCGGTCGACCCATACATGCGTGGCCGCATGAGCGATGCCCGCAGCTACGTCGCGCCCTACGAGCTTGGCGCGGTCATCTCGGGTGGAGCCGTCGGCAGGGTTGTCGCCTCGGCACACGAAGATCTCCCGGTCGGCACGGCCGTGCTGCACCAGCACGGCTGGACCGACGCCATCCAGGCAGACGCCGGCACATTCCGGGCGCTGCCCGAGATCCCGGGCGTACCTCTCTCGGTGCACTTGCACATGCTCGGCATGACCGGACTTACCGCCTACGTCGGCCTCACGACGATTGCCGGGCTGCGGGAGGGCGACACCGTCTTCATCTCGGGCGCAGCCGGCGCGGTCGGCACTGCGGCGGGCCAGATCGCCAAGCTGCTCGGCGCCGGCAGGGTGATCGGGTCAGCCGGCTCCCCCGAGAAGGTAGCGCTGCTGACCGAGAAGTACGGCTATGACGCGGCATTCAATTACAAGGATTCACCGGTGCGGAAGCAGCTTGCCGCCGCGGCCCCGGACGGGGTCGACGTGTTCTTCGACAACGTCGGCGGCGACCACCTCGAGGCGGCGCTTGCGGCGATGAACGATGGCGGCAGGCTCGCCCTGTGCGGGGCCATCGCCGCCTACAACGCGACCGAACGCCCCGTCGGACCGTCGAACATGGCAAACATGATCACCCGCGCGCTCACCATGCAGGGCTTCACCGTCGGCGCGCACTGGGACAAGCTGCCCGAGTTCACCGATCGCATGACCACCTGGTTCGGCGAGGGCAAGATCGCCTACGACGAAACCATCGTCGATGGCATCGACAACACCATCGACGCGTTCCTCGCGATGATGCAGGGGGCGAACACGGGCAAGATGCTCGTCCGCGTGGAGTCCTAG
- a CDS encoding DUF1304 domain-containing protein, whose amino-acid sequence MVITGLVLTGVAALIHVFIFYLESIAWTSERARRTFGTGTVEEAKTQHALAFNQGFYNLFLAVAVVLGIAFVAAGNTPVGATLVFTGAGSMVAASLVLGISSPDKLGAALKQGLVPALGIVALAIGLLG is encoded by the coding sequence ATGGTGATCACCGGCCTCGTGCTGACCGGAGTCGCGGCGCTCATTCACGTGTTCATCTTCTACCTCGAGTCCATCGCCTGGACGAGCGAGCGCGCCCGCCGGACCTTCGGCACCGGCACCGTCGAGGAGGCGAAGACGCAGCATGCGCTGGCCTTCAACCAGGGGTTCTACAATCTGTTCCTCGCGGTGGCCGTCGTGCTCGGCATTGCATTCGTTGCGGCTGGAAACACGCCAGTGGGAGCCACGCTCGTCTTCACGGGCGCCGGATCGATGGTCGCGGCCAGCCTCGTGCTCGGCATCTCCTCGCCAGACAAGCTCGGCGCCGCCCTCAAGCAGGGCCTCGTGCCGGCGCTTGGCATTGTCGCGCTCGCGATCGGGCTGCTCGGCTGA
- a CDS encoding TetR/AcrR family transcriptional regulator encodes MGRSQQFDTAEVVRAARDVFWVNGYEASSLPALESATGLKRSSIYHAFGSKHGLFEAVIESYLNEVIRPRLTPLAGPVVESNALEDYLTGLRAALLRPGTTAVSSGCLLVNAAGAPISQDTMVATVIADYRTELRAALARGVAARLPGSTTTEVGVLADVCTGLVVAAMALVRVTPEAAVASLDAALALIEERSARD; translated from the coding sequence ATGGGGCGTTCGCAGCAGTTCGACACCGCGGAGGTTGTGCGCGCCGCCCGCGACGTGTTTTGGGTGAACGGCTACGAGGCGAGCTCGCTGCCCGCCCTTGAATCGGCCACCGGCCTGAAACGGTCGAGCATCTATCATGCGTTCGGATCGAAACACGGCCTGTTCGAGGCCGTGATCGAGAGCTACCTGAACGAGGTCATTCGGCCCAGGCTGACGCCGCTTGCCGGCCCCGTCGTAGAGTCGAATGCGCTCGAGGACTACCTCACGGGGCTGCGCGCCGCCCTGCTTCGACCAGGCACGACTGCCGTGTCGAGCGGCTGCCTGCTCGTGAACGCCGCCGGCGCACCGATCTCACAGGACACGATGGTCGCGACGGTGATCGCCGACTACCGGACTGAGCTTCGGGCGGCGTTGGCGCGCGGCGTCGCGGCGCGCCTCCCGGGCTCGACCACAACCGAGGTCGGGGTGTTGGCGGACGTCTGCACCGGTCTCGTGGTTGCAGCCATGGCACTCGTTCGGGTCACACCGGAGGCGGCCGTCGCGAGCCTCGACGCCGCGCTCGCGCTCATCGAGGAACGCTCGGCGCGGGACTGA
- a CDS encoding thiamine-binding protein: MSPTPMGDENGRYSCVEGAIRVIEQSGLEYEVGALGTTVQGPAERLWPLMRELHDATLEAGADRVMTHFRILESKDDVIEASMTELAARITH; encoded by the coding sequence GTGTCGCCCACACCAATGGGAGACGAAAACGGTCGATACAGCTGCGTCGAGGGCGCGATTCGCGTCATCGAGCAGAGCGGTCTCGAGTACGAGGTCGGCGCGCTCGGCACGACGGTGCAGGGGCCCGCGGAACGCCTCTGGCCGCTCATGCGGGAACTGCACGATGCCACGCTCGAGGCGGGGGCGGATCGCGTCATGACGCACTTCCGCATCCTCGAATCGAAGGATGACGTCATCGAGGCCTCGATGACCGAGCTCGCAGCCCGCATCACGCACTAG
- a CDS encoding ABC transporter permease, translating into MRTLTRQILPVLLAVAGLVLAWGLLVRLTDAPAYLIPSPTSVWVAGWGDRELLGSHLAATLRIALAGFTLGALAGVATGIALGLSATLRRAAEPLLIASQAIPPVVLAPILISAMGFGAFPKILVVALGAFFPIAISAAAAMRDADSSLVDLLVSMGASPFTVLRRVRLPGAIPAVVAGAKVAASYVVFSAIIAEWMGSSVGLGVYLQRSQASYRMDQLFAAVGVIAVLGVLLFWLVSLIGDTVLARFRSSLNRKGV; encoded by the coding sequence GTGAGAACTCTCACGCGGCAGATCCTCCCGGTGCTCCTCGCCGTCGCAGGCCTGGTGCTCGCGTGGGGTCTGCTCGTGCGCCTCACCGACGCTCCCGCGTACCTCATCCCGTCGCCTACGAGCGTGTGGGTGGCGGGGTGGGGAGACCGGGAGCTGCTCGGCTCGCACCTGGCGGCGACGCTCAGGATCGCGCTCGCGGGCTTCACGCTCGGGGCGCTCGCCGGCGTCGCGACCGGGATCGCGCTTGGCCTGTCGGCCACGCTGCGGCGGGCGGCGGAACCGCTGCTCATCGCGAGTCAGGCGATTCCGCCCGTCGTGTTGGCGCCGATCCTGATCTCTGCGATGGGGTTCGGGGCGTTCCCGAAGATCCTCGTCGTTGCGCTCGGCGCGTTCTTCCCGATCGCGATCAGCGCGGCCGCCGCGATGCGCGACGCGGACAGCTCCCTCGTCGACCTGCTCGTGTCGATGGGCGCGTCGCCGTTCACGGTGCTGCGCCGGGTGCGGCTGCCGGGGGCGATCCCCGCGGTCGTGGCCGGCGCGAAGGTCGCCGCGAGCTATGTCGTGTTCAGCGCAATCATTGCCGAGTGGATGGGCTCCTCCGTCGGGCTCGGCGTCTACCTTCAACGTTCCCAAGCGAGCTATCGGATGGACCAGCTCTTCGCCGCAGTCGGCGTGATCGCCGTGCTCGGCGTGCTGCTCTTCTGGCTCGTCTCCCTGATCGGTGACACCGTGCTGGCGCGGTTCCGGTCCTCACTCAATAGAAAGGGCGTCTAG
- a CDS encoding ABC transporter substrate-binding protein: MAAQSTTTTSTRTTTTTTPTTTTPTTATPTTAYRARRRGLAVAALAGALALAGCSAAGAEPAAGGDASGATGAELTPVTLMLNWTPNAHHAGFYYAQEHGLYEEAGLDVEILEPGDGIGAAAAVAEGRAEFGISQAESLLPARAAGMDLAAVATLLPVNDSVLMGVRGSGFTADPGSLAGLTYGGYGGALETEIMSALTSCGGGDPDDVEFIEIGNVDYLAGLEQGKFDVTWVFGGWDALRAQSEADDVVVLPMAEHEECIPNWYTPVIVGNSANLAADPDTARAFLDATSRGYDEVVRDPAAGAAALLAAAPELDADLVERAVAYYAPRFTAQGRFGEMEDAVWQRFTEFLVGADMLDDASPVEGAWTNEYLPAA, encoded by the coding sequence ATGGCTGCTCAGTCCACGACGACAACTTCCACCCGCACCACCACCACCACGACACCCACCACCACAACACCCACAACCGCAACACCCACAACCGCGTACCGTGCCCGCCGCCGCGGTCTTGCAGTGGCCGCGCTCGCCGGAGCGCTCGCTCTCGCCGGCTGCTCGGCCGCGGGGGCCGAACCTGCGGCTGGCGGCGACGCCTCTGGCGCGACGGGAGCCGAACTCACGCCCGTCACTCTCATGCTGAACTGGACGCCGAACGCGCACCACGCGGGGTTCTATTACGCGCAGGAACACGGGCTCTACGAGGAGGCCGGGCTCGACGTCGAGATCCTCGAGCCGGGCGACGGGATCGGCGCCGCGGCCGCGGTGGCCGAGGGGCGTGCAGAGTTCGGCATCTCGCAGGCGGAGTCGCTGCTGCCCGCCCGCGCCGCCGGGATGGATCTCGCGGCCGTCGCGACGCTGCTGCCCGTGAACGACTCGGTGCTCATGGGCGTGCGGGGGTCGGGCTTCACGGCAGACCCCGGCTCGCTGGCCGGCCTCACCTACGGCGGATACGGGGGAGCGCTCGAGACCGAGATCATGTCGGCGCTCACGAGCTGTGGCGGGGGCGACCCCGATGATGTCGAGTTCATCGAGATCGGCAACGTTGACTACCTCGCAGGGCTTGAGCAGGGCAAGTTCGACGTGACCTGGGTATTCGGAGGCTGGGACGCGCTGCGGGCGCAGTCCGAGGCGGACGACGTCGTGGTGCTCCCGATGGCCGAGCATGAGGAGTGCATCCCGAACTGGTACACGCCCGTGATCGTGGGGAACTCGGCGAACCTCGCCGCGGACCCCGACACGGCAAGGGCGTTCCTCGACGCCACGAGCCGCGGCTACGACGAGGTCGTGCGTGATCCCGCGGCGGGTGCGGCGGCGCTCCTCGCTGCCGCGCCCGAGCTCGACGCAGACCTCGTCGAACGGGCCGTCGCCTACTACGCGCCGCGGTTCACGGCGCAGGGACGTTTCGGGGAGATGGAGGACGCCGTCTGGCAGCGGTTCACGGAGTTCCTCGTGGGGGCGGACATGCTCGACGACGCCTCGCCTGTCGAGGGCGCCTGGACCAACGAGTACCTCCCGGCCGCGTGA
- a CDS encoding ABC transporter ATP-binding protein: MNGAASRDPGGSGTHAGALSVEAISHVFPQPGAGWLPRRAAPVPVLDGVSFGAEPGTLTAILGPSGCGKSTLLRLIAGLERPTAGRALLGGAELAGTPGGVAYHPQRDALLPWLRVLDNAMLGAETCGVDRSVARSAALSLLDRFGLAGQERAWPDELSGGMRQRVALMRTFLMPQPLLALDEPLGALDALTRRLLQHWLIDIVASDGRPILLVTHDIDEALLLADRILVLSPRPGRIVHVEERPDAGTRLREHEDGGDREAARTLLGRLAATA, translated from the coding sequence GTGAACGGAGCGGCGAGCCGCGACCCGGGAGGCAGCGGGACGCACGCCGGGGCGCTCAGCGTCGAGGCGATCTCGCATGTGTTCCCACAGCCCGGCGCGGGCTGGCTCCCGCGCCGGGCGGCGCCGGTCCCCGTGCTCGACGGCGTCTCGTTCGGGGCGGAGCCCGGCACGCTCACGGCGATACTCGGGCCGAGCGGGTGCGGCAAATCGACGCTCCTCAGGCTCATCGCCGGCCTTGAAAGGCCGACAGCGGGGCGCGCGCTGCTCGGCGGCGCGGAGCTCGCTGGGACGCCGGGCGGTGTCGCCTACCACCCGCAGCGCGACGCCCTGCTGCCGTGGCTGCGCGTCCTCGACAACGCGATGCTCGGGGCCGAGACGTGCGGCGTGGACCGGTCGGTGGCCCGGTCGGCGGCGCTGTCGCTACTCGACAGGTTTGGACTCGCCGGGCAGGAGCGTGCCTGGCCGGACGAACTCTCTGGCGGCATGCGGCAGCGCGTTGCGCTCATGCGCACGTTCCTCATGCCGCAGCCGCTGCTCGCGCTCGACGAGCCCCTCGGGGCGCTCGATGCGCTGACGCGCAGGCTGCTCCAGCACTGGCTCATTGATATCGTCGCGAGCGACGGACGGCCGATCCTGCTCGTCACCCACGACATCGACGAGGCGCTGCTGCTTGCCGACAGGATCCTCGTGCTCAGCCCCCGGCCCGGCCGGATCGTGCACGTCGAGGAGCGGCCAGACGCAGGCACGCGGCTGCGCGAGCACGAGGATGGCGGCGACCGCGAGGCGGCCCGGACGCTGCTCGGGCGGCTCGCCGCCACTGCGTAA
- a CDS encoding ABC-F family ATP-binding cassette domain-containing protein: MTATLVAQTIAGGYAHRTLFEDLDLTVAPGDVVGVVGVNGAGKSTLLRILAGELAPQAGTVQLAPQDAFVGWLPQEHERIAGETVAAYVARRTGCAQATREMDEAAEALGGAGAQAPGDPDPADVYSAALERWLASGAADLDERLPGVLAELGLGVQAAGAADAAGVASAVTAESHMTSLSGGQAARVGLAALLLSRFDIVLLDEPTNDLDLDGLDRLERFVQGLRGGVVLVSHDREFLARCVTKVLELDLAQNSNRVFGGGYDAYLEEREIVRQHKRDDYEEFAAKKADLVARARTQREWSSQGVRNAMKKSPDNDKIRRAASMESSEKQAQKVRQMESRIRRLDEVEEPRKEWQLEFTIGQAPRSSSVVATLNGAVARQGEFTLGPVSLQLNAGERVGITGPNGAGKSTLLRLLLGRQEPDEGAAALGTSVAIGEIDQARSLFAGAEPLADAFEALVPELTSAEVRTLLAKFGLKADHVLRPAGELSPGERTRAGLALLQARGVNVLVLDEPTNHLDLPAIEQLEQALEGYEGALLLVTHDRRMLNTVRLDRRWHVDAGAVSEL; this comes from the coding sequence ATGACTGCAACTCTCGTCGCCCAGACGATCGCGGGTGGATACGCGCACCGCACCCTCTTCGAAGACCTCGACCTCACCGTCGCCCCCGGTGACGTCGTCGGCGTCGTGGGCGTGAACGGCGCGGGCAAGTCGACGCTGCTGCGCATCCTCGCCGGCGAGCTCGCGCCGCAGGCGGGTACCGTGCAGCTCGCGCCGCAGGACGCCTTCGTCGGCTGGCTGCCGCAGGAGCACGAGCGCATCGCGGGCGAGACCGTCGCCGCGTACGTCGCCAGGCGCACCGGCTGCGCGCAGGCGACCCGCGAGATGGACGAGGCAGCGGAGGCCCTCGGGGGCGCTGGGGCGCAGGCGCCGGGGGATCCGGATCCAGCGGACGTGTACTCCGCAGCCCTCGAGCGCTGGCTCGCGAGCGGCGCGGCCGACCTCGACGAGCGGTTGCCAGGGGTGCTCGCGGAGCTCGGCCTTGGCGTTCAGGCGGCCGGGGCGGCCGACGCCGCGGGGGTCGCCTCGGCCGTCACCGCCGAGTCGCACATGACGTCGCTGTCGGGCGGGCAGGCCGCACGCGTCGGCCTCGCCGCCCTGCTGCTGTCGCGGTTCGACATCGTGCTGCTCGACGAGCCGACCAACGACCTCGACCTCGACGGCCTCGACAGGCTCGAGCGGTTCGTACAGGGGCTGCGGGGCGGGGTGGTGCTCGTGAGTCACGACCGGGAGTTCCTCGCGCGCTGCGTCACGAAGGTGCTCGAGCTCGACCTCGCGCAGAACAGCAACCGGGTGTTCGGCGGCGGCTACGACGCGTACCTCGAGGAGCGCGAGATCGTTCGGCAGCACAAGCGCGACGACTACGAGGAGTTCGCGGCGAAGAAGGCCGACCTCGTCGCTCGCGCCCGCACGCAGCGCGAGTGGTCGAGCCAGGGGGTGCGCAACGCGATGAAGAAGTCGCCGGACAACGACAAGATTCGGCGCGCGGCATCAATGGAGTCGAGCGAGAAGCAGGCGCAGAAGGTGCGGCAGATGGAGAGCCGCATCCGCCGCCTGGACGAGGTCGAGGAGCCGCGCAAGGAGTGGCAGCTCGAGTTCACGATCGGGCAGGCGCCGCGGTCGAGCTCGGTCGTCGCGACCCTCAACGGGGCGGTGGCCAGGCAGGGCGAGTTCACGCTCGGGCCCGTGTCGCTGCAGCTCAACGCGGGGGAGCGGGTCGGGATCACGGGACCAAACGGTGCCGGGAAGTCGACGCTGCTGCGGCTGCTCCTTGGCAGGCAAGAGCCCGACGAGGGCGCTGCGGCACTCGGCACGTCGGTCGCGATCGGCGAGATCGATCAGGCGCGGTCGCTGTTCGCGGGCGCCGAGCCGCTCGCGGACGCATTTGAGGCGCTCGTGCCAGAGCTGACGTCGGCCGAGGTGCGCACCCTGCTCGCGAAGTTCGGGCTGAAGGCGGACCACGTGCTCCGCCCGGCGGGCGAGCTGTCGCCGGGAGAGCGCACCCGCGCCGGGCTCGCGCTGCTCCAGGCGCGCGGGGTGAACGTGCTCGTGCTCGACGAGCCGACGAACCACCTTGACCTGCCTGCGATCGAGCAGCTCGAGCAGGCGCTCGAGGGCTACGAGGGGGCGCTGCTGCTCGTGACGCACGACAGGCGCATGCTAAATACTGTGCGGCTCGACCGTCGGTGGCACGTCGACGCCGGAGCCGTCTCGGAGCTGTAG
- a CDS encoding FUSC family protein, with product MQGTNARAHARQTVQEIVNRSRLALAAKSAVAAAIAWYLAPLVPFAESEYSYYAPLGVLVSMYPTFFESARSGMQTVLGLIAGVALGLGGVGLVALGSPGIVAVALVVAVGVAVGGAQLFGAGRDWVSMAGLFVLLLSRGESGEFSSSYLVTMGFGVVVGLAVQWIAVPPLYGKTAQVHVAEYRAALAAAFRAAASTIMEGGGEQSIREAEIRVRVAGDAVRQGIDAAARSERANPRVRFGRAGRSQLGTVAGQLDAVQLQALVVSDLAARCGSRGTAAAVGAREGGAPSRCGARSSGRPACWRRGSPAVHARARRGAPSAAAPGPGLPPCRRRPPHGPRCAATRLPGSRASRAASTMRGRSPLP from the coding sequence ATGCAGGGAACGAACGCGCGTGCGCACGCACGACAGACTGTGCAGGAGATCGTGAACCGCTCGCGGCTCGCGCTCGCGGCGAAGAGCGCCGTGGCCGCCGCGATCGCGTGGTACCTCGCACCCCTCGTGCCGTTCGCGGAGAGCGAGTACTCCTACTACGCGCCCCTCGGGGTGCTCGTCAGCATGTACCCGACGTTCTTCGAATCGGCCCGGTCGGGGATGCAGACCGTGCTGGGTCTCATCGCGGGCGTCGCGCTCGGCCTTGGCGGGGTCGGCCTCGTCGCGCTCGGGTCCCCGGGTATCGTCGCCGTCGCGCTGGTCGTCGCCGTCGGCGTTGCCGTCGGTGGGGCGCAACTGTTCGGGGCGGGCCGCGATTGGGTGTCGATGGCAGGGCTGTTCGTGCTGCTGCTCAGCCGGGGCGAATCCGGCGAGTTCTCGTCGTCGTACCTCGTGACGATGGGCTTCGGCGTGGTGGTCGGCCTCGCGGTGCAGTGGATTGCGGTTCCCCCGCTCTACGGGAAGACCGCACAGGTGCACGTCGCCGAGTATCGCGCCGCGTTGGCAGCCGCCTTCCGTGCGGCGGCCAGCACGATCATGGAGGGAGGTGGCGAGCAGAGCATTCGCGAGGCCGAGATCCGCGTCCGTGTTGCCGGGGACGCGGTGCGGCAGGGCATCGACGCCGCAGCGCGAAGCGAGCGCGCGAACCCACGCGTGCGGTTCGGCCGGGCGGGGCGGTCGCAGCTCGGCACCGTCGCCGGACAGCTCGACGCGGTGCAGCTGCAGGCGCTCGTGGTCTCCGATCTCGCGGCGCGATGCGGCTCGCGGGGGACGGCGGCCGCGGTCGGCGCCCGCGAGGGGGGGGCGCCGTCCCGCTGCGGGGCGCGCTCGTCTGGACGGCCCGCCTGCTGGAGACGGGGGAGCCCGGCGGTGCACGCGCGGGCGCGCAGGGGAGCGCCGAGCGCGGCAGCTCCGGGGCCGGGGCTGCCGCCGTGTCGCCGCAGGCCGCCGCACGGTCCGCGCTGCGCCGCTACGCGACTTCCCGGGAGTCGTGCCAGTCGCGCGGCGTCGACCATGCGGGGGAGGTCGCCGTTGCCGTGA
- a CDS encoding CinA family protein, giving the protein MATNATHGPVDVLVGRVAERAAARQLTIAVAESLTGGQLATALAAGEGSGSWFRGSVVAYHPEVKFAVLGVTPGPVVTARTARELAQGAAHLLGADLAVSVTGVGGPGPEEGQPAGTVFLCTAGPGFAAEVSEQHFPGDPIDVLHATIRCALASLVARLEA; this is encoded by the coding sequence ATGGCGACGAACGCAACGCATGGGCCGGTGGACGTGCTCGTTGGGCGTGTCGCGGAGCGGGCGGCGGCGCGGCAGCTGACGATTGCCGTCGCTGAGTCGCTCACCGGCGGGCAGCTCGCGACGGCGCTCGCGGCCGGCGAGGGATCCGGATCCTGGTTCCGCGGCTCGGTCGTCGCCTACCACCCGGAAGTGAAATTCGCGGTGCTCGGGGTCACGCCGGGCCCGGTGGTGACCGCGCGAACCGCGCGCGAGCTGGCGCAGGGTGCCGCGCACCTGCTGGGCGCCGACCTCGCAGTCTCCGTGACCGGCGTCGGCGGCCCGGGTCCCGAGGAGGGGCAGCCGGCCGGCACCGTGTTTCTCTGCACCGCCGGGCCCGGCTTCGCGGCCGAGGTCAGCGAGCAGCACTTCCCTGGGGACCCGATTGACGTGCTCCACGCGACGATCCGCTGCGCACTCGCGAGCCTGGTCGCCCGCCTCGAAGCGTAG